The following is a genomic window from Chryseobacterium ginsenosidimutans.
TCAGTATCAATTAACGTTAAAAAACTTTCACGATAATCCACATTTTCAATTCTGTTGGCGTGTTCTGTATATACTTTTTCGAGATCATTAAAATCAAATTCTTTTGAATCTGAAATAAGATCCCGCCCTGCTTCCGAAACTTTATTGGCTTTAAAATATTCAGATAAATTGTTTGTCATAACTGTTTTTCCGGTAGATTCCGTTCCAAGAAAAACAACTTTTAAGGCAAAATACTTTTGAACGGATAACGGAAGATAATTCCAATTTTCAAACAAATTTTCCCGGATTTCTGAAGCTGAAATCTGAATACTTTCTCTGTTTTCATCAAACATAAAATGGTCAATATCCATAATCATAGAAAGCATTTCACCGTACTCTTCGGAAGTCACGAGAAAATCTTCATCTTTGAAATATTCTTTGAAAACTTCACTCCAGATTTTGGAAATTTCCCAGTCTGAAACAGAAGTATTCGGGAAATTATTTTCGGTGTATTTAAAAACTTTTACCTTCAGATTCTTGTTGT
Proteins encoded in this region:
- a CDS encoding AAA family ATPase, giving the protein MKGFVFGKFYPFHIGHQKMIEFALEKGSVTVLVCAEEKEIIDGNIRKEWIRETFRNNKNLKVKVFKYTENNFPNTSVSDWEISKIWSEVFKEYFKDEDFLVTSEEYGEMLSMIMDIDHFMFDENRESIQISASEIRENLFENWNYLPLSVQKYFALKVVFLGTESTGKTVMTNNLSEYFKANKVSEAGRDLISDSKEFDFNDLEKVYTEHANRIENVDYRESFLTLIDTDIHTTKSYSEFIFGRKLSIPEEIIEKNKADLYLYSTKDAEYIQDGTRLEIDARNKLDESHRNILKENEIDFLEISGSWDEREKMAVENIKNLILRRQMMFKN